GAGGGCGAGCGGCCAAATACTGAACTTTACGGCACCGGTTGAGGAATGGATCGCGAGCAGTATCGAAGATTAACACCGCACCGGTGTGATTATGAGCATAATGTGCCCACATTACTGGGCAGTCGCTCCTGGTCGACATCGAGAATATACCAATCGCGGAGAGTTTAGCGTTGACCCGGGTCGCGATTTCCTGGCGAGTAGCGTTGGAATATCGGTGCTCCTCATCTTGGGCTAAAGCATAGAACGGCAGAGCCTCTTCAAACTCCGCTTGGTCATACACTGCCTCCAGCACACGCAGGAACTCGTCATCTATATTCTCATACTTGCTGTACTTATGCTGGAATGGACCGATCGATTGAGATGCGGCCCAGATCTCCTTCATGTCGCGGGCAATGTTTAAAGAGAGTAATCTCGCCCTTTGGGTCATCTGCCATGCCTCTGTCACGCCTTCCTCAAATTGATGCTCTGAAAGCCTGATCGGATGTATAAGCTCGGCCGGGTCGTTCAGCCGGTCCTTCTTGGGTACGAAGATGCGTTGCTGCAGGACTGAATCAAATGCGTATTCGGTCCAACGTGTGTACTTAAAGGTGATCATGCCGTTGAGAGGTCTATGGTGGAAGAGGATGGGGTGCGGCCCTGGTTATCGGGTTAATTCCATCCTAGGTTGTCCCGATGTCAACCAAACATGTGGAGGCAACCGTCCTACTCACCACATTTTGGGTTTTCACTCGGTGATATGTTGAGTTGTGTGCCTGTTATTACTCCGGACGATAAATAGTTTGCATATTGCAGACTGGAGCGATATATTGGGGGCATGGAAAATCGTGATGCGCGGTCCCTGTCCCCGGCTGCCCAGGAAGAAAAGCGGCGCATCGCCGTGCACGCGGTGCGAACG
The sequence above is drawn from the Longimicrobium sp. genome and encodes:
- a CDS encoding DUF2971 domain-containing protein gives rise to the protein MITFKYTRWTEYAFDSVLQQRIFVPKKDRLNDPAELIHPIRLSEHQFEEGVTEAWQMTQRARLLSLNIARDMKEIWAASQSIGPFQHKYSKYENIDDEFLRVLEAVYDQAEFEEALPFYALAQDEEHRYSNATRQEIATRVNAKLSAIGIFSMSTRSDCPVMWAHYAHNHTGAVLIFDTARDPFLNRCRKVQYLAARPRLTPATIVDALFMKANSWRYEREVRVVSKTGDTTHNLGEGAMVGVILGLKMNAADRKAAIDCSRTVGIEVREAFAHPAKFRICSRHI